The genome window GTTTCTGAAAAAAACTATAGCCCGGTCTTGTCCAAAGATAGGCCAATGGCAAGCCAGCAAATAGGATTGCAATAGCAGCCAACTCTAAGAATAAAACCAGATTGGGCATTACAAATTCTCGCCCTTATGATTTAACTTTAAGAGCTTTTCTAAATCTTTCTTAAAACTAGAAAATTCTTTAGGTGAATTCGTGACAGGGAAATACATCATCTTCGCTGGACTTGGATCAATCAACTGAATCTCTTTACCAGCACCCTCTTTATTAAGCCACGCCTCGAATTCAGATCGAGACTTTGGATCTGCAGGCAATGACACTACCTTGAGTCCTGCCGTCTGCTCGTCATAAGCCTTAGAAACCTCAGGATCAACTGGCTTGCCATCCGTATTGACCCACACAAGCTGGACCCGCTTACTCTCTCTGCCCATTGCGACTCTGGTCTGGCGCATAAGAAATAATGCCTCAACACACTTTGTATCTTTAATTTGGCACTCACCTGCAGGTCGCGCAATTAACAAAGTCCATTTACCTTGTAAAGGAACTTCGAGCCAAGCACTATTAAATTCTTGAGCGGGATAAACCAGAGTACCAAAATTTGTTTTTCCGCCCTCAGGCTTAATCACGTAGTACGCAAAGTAGGATGCAATTACAGGACTCGCGCAAGCAAGCAATAGCAAGAGCATTTGAATGCGGCCACGGCGAGTCCGCGCATTGATTGCTGCTGTATCCATCTGTGAAGCCGGAATTAATAACTCTTTATCACTCACCCTTAAACCCCATTCCCAGCGCGTTGGCGCCAATATTGCCGTAGACCAGTAATTAACCAAAACAAAAAACCGCAGACGGCTAAAGCAAACCACTGGAATGCATAAGCATAATGGCGATCGACTCCGCTTGTCAGAGGAGCCCACTCGCGCAACAGGCCATCATTAAGACCTGCCTCTTCTTCACGCAAGATGAAGGGCGCTTGAGTCCAGCCACGAAGACTACCTTCTGCTACCAAATAAAAATTTTGCTCGATTTTTGGCTTGCCAACATCAGCCGATGGCTTACCATCGCCCAACTCATAAACCTTGCCTGGGTGAGCAAATACAATACCCTCGACATTCACTACACCAGCCGGCGTTTTAACAGAAGGCAAAGTCTCTCGATTCTCATTGTTGCGCGGGGCCCAACCTCGATTAATCCAAAGCACTTCATCACGAGCTTCGAGACGCAAGGGCATCATTAAATAAAAGCCGGCTTGCGATGCACTAGCACCTGCTGCAGGCATGGGCCTTGGTCGGTTGTCCAACCAGATTGCCGCCTCTGGAATGAACTGGCCACGTGCAATCATGCGACGCTCACTCGCCTCCTCTAAAGCCCAAGTTCCAGTATTGGCATTCAAAATAGGCATTTGTTGTTTGGCCAATAAATTAGCAGCTAAAGCAATTTTGGTATTCGCTCTGCTCAACTGCCAGATACCCGCTCCACAACCAAGCGCAATCACCAGCAAGGCTGATACAGTAGCAACTATGCGCTTTGTGACAAGGCTGTCAAACAGGCTATTTAAAGGATTCAAGATAAGGATTTCAGATGAAGTGGATTATTCCAATTGTCCTACTAATGATCGTTGCTAGCTTAGGCTCGGCGCTTTATTACATGATGAAAGATAAAGGCAATAGCGCCAGAATGGTTCACTCTCTCATGCTGCGCATTGGCTTATCTATTGCGCTGTTTCTAGGTATCCTACTGGCCCATTACTTTGGACTCATTCAAGCTACTGGAATCAAGGTTGGTACAAACTAATTTGTTGCCAGGTATAGCGGTACTCAAAAAAGGAATCGGGGCTTTAAGCCCCGATTTTTTATTCCGATTACATCCAGTAAACAGCGATATACAGACCAAGCCATACGACGTCAACAAAGTGCCAGTACCAAGCAGCACCCTCAAATGCAAAGTGGTGTTTAGCAGTGAAATCTCCGCGAATCATACGACGCAAGACAATCGCCAACATTGTCCCGCCGAGGAACACGTGGAAGCCGTGGAAACCAGTCAACATGAAGAATGTTGAACCGTAGATACCTGAAGTCAATTTCAAGTTCAACTCGTGATAAGCATGATAGTACTCATAAACTTGGAAGCCCAAGAAGATTGCGCCCAAACCAACGGTTGCAGCCAAGCCAATGATGGCTTTCTTCATATGGTTCTCAACTAATGCATGGTGAGCAATCGTGATCGTTACACCTGAGCTCAACAATAACAAGGTATTGATAGTTGGAATTGGCCAGGGACCCATGGTTGTGAATTTCTCAACCAAACCAGCAGGACCATCGTTTGGCCAAACCGCTTGGAAATTAGGCCAAAGTAACTTGCTCTCAACGTCACCCATCCAAGGCATCGCAATATTCCGAGCATAGAACAAGGCTGCAAAGAATGCGCCGAAGAACATGATTTCCGAGAAGATGAACCAAGCCATCGACCAACGGTAGGAGACATCGACGTTTACGCCATTCTTGCCCGAGTTTGACTCAGCAATTGTGTCACCAAACCAGTGGTACAGAACGAAGATAACCCAGGCCACACCTGTGAGGGTTAGTGGACCGCCCCAAGAAGCGTGATTAACCCAGCCAGAGATACCGAAAGCAAAGCCAATGAGGCCAAGCGCAGCCATCGCTGGATGTCTAGATAGTCCTGGGACGAAATAGTGTGGGGTTGAATTGGATGACATCTTATTCTCTCTATTCAATCAAAAAATAATCAATGGGACACAACTGCTTTCACTATTAAGAGCAGGATGGCCATAAAAATTATGGCCCCAAGAACACCCGCAATAATAATGTGTACAAAACTCAATGAAGCTACATCTTCCTGCAAACCTGATTTCTTACGCACCCCTAAAAAACCCCACATCACGGCTTTCATAGACTGCATAAAACTACTTTTCTTCTTCACGAAACAACCTTTGATTTAGGAGCTGGTGGAGTACCGCCCAAGCCTAACTCAAAAAAGGTGTACGACAAGGTGATGGTTTTTACATCATCCGGCAAACCTGCATCAATTACAAAAACAACTGGCATCTTCTTGGTTTCATTTGCCGCCAGCGTTTGCTCTTGAAAACAAAAACACTCTAATTTCGTAAAAAACTCTGTCGCACTTTTAGGCGCATAACTCGGTATAGCTTGCGCCCTTACTGAACGATTCTGATTGTTGGTAACTTCATAAACAATCTCTGTCATCTCACCAGGATGCACTTCTAAAAAATTCTTGACCGGCTTGAATGTAAAAGGGCCACGACTATTAGAATCAAACTCAATCGTTACAGTACGAGCATAGTTAACCTGGGTATTGCCGACCTTATTAGGGCTATAAGCTCTAATGCCATAGTCATTCTTATTCGTTACTACGTTAATTCCAGTGACCTCGCATAGAGCCTTATACATTGGCACTAAAGCATACCCAAAGCCAAACATCATCACCGCTGCAATTAAGAGCTTGACTAAGATTTGACGATTTAGCGATTGAGTTGAAATCATTTTCATTAGCTAGGCTTGTCCCAACACACTCCACTTCATCACGATACCGATAAAGAAAACGATTGCGACACTCAACAAAATCAAGCCTAGGCGACGATTACTCGCAGCTTGGGCTTGTTTTGAAGACAAATTAGATTCCAGCTTCACGCAATTGCTCTGCGCTTGGCGGAGTTTCAAAAGTATGATGAGGTGCAGGGGAAGGAATAGTCCACTCCAAGCCTTTAGCACCATCCCATGGTTTCATCGGCGCTTTTTCACCTTGACCGCGATATGCTGGCATCACAACGAAGAGCAGGAAATAAACCTGTGAAAGACCGAAGCCTAAGGCGCCAATCGAAGCGATCGAATTGAAATCAGCAAACTGAGTTGGGTAATCAGCATAACGACGTGGCATACCTGCCAAGCCCAGGAAATGCATTGGGAAGAAGGTAATGTTGAAGAAAATCATGGAGGTCCAGAAATGGATCTTGCCACGAGTTTCACTAGCCATATAGCCCGTCCACTTTGGACACCAGTAATAAAAACCAGCAAACATAGCAAACAATGAACCCGCTACCAGCACATAGTGGAAGTGCGCTACAACGTAGTAAGTATCTTGCAGGCCAATATCAATTGGAGCCATTGCGAGAATCAAACCAGTAAAACCACCCATCGTAAACACAAAGATGAAGCCAATAGCCCACAACATTGGAGTTTCAAAGGTCATTGAACCTTTCCACATTGTTGCAACCCAGTTAAAAATCTTCACGCCAGTTGGAACTGCAATCAACATCGTTGCGTACATGAAGAACAATTGGCCTGTTACTGGCATACCCGTTGCAAACATATGGTGAGCCCAAACGATAAATGACAAGATCGCAATAGACGATGTTGCATAAACCATGGAGCTATAACCAAACAAAGTCTTTCTGGAGAAAGCAGGAACGATTTCACTGACGATTCCGAATGCAGGCAGAATCATGATGTAGACCTCTGGGTGCCCAAAGAACCAGAAGATATGCTGGAACATGATTGGGTCGCCACCACCAACAGCGGAGAAGAATGAAGTACCAAAGTGACGATCAGTTAAAACCATCGTGATTGCGCCAGCCAACACAGGCATCACAGCAATCAACAAATACGCGGTGATCAACCAAGTCCAGCAGAACATTGGCATCTTCATCAAACTCATACCAGGCGCGCGCATATTCAAGATAGTTACGATGATGTTGATCGAGCCCATGATGGAAGAAGCACCTAGCAAGTGGAGCGCAAAAATCGCCATATCCATGCCAGGACCCATTTGTGATGTCAATGGAGCGTAAATAGTCCAGCCACCTGCTGGTGCGCCACCAGGAACCAAGAATGAACTCAGCAACAATGTCGCAGCGACCGGCAAGATCCAGAAGCTAAAGTTATTCATACGTGCAAACGCCATATCAGATGCGCCGATTTGCAAAGGCACCATCCAGTTAGCAAAGCCAACGAAGGCTGGCATGATCGCACCGAACACCATGACTAAACCATGCATCGTGGTTAATTGGTTAAAGAATTCAGGGCGCAGGAATTGCAAGCCAGGTTGGAATAATTCCAGACGAATTCCCAGGGCCATCACGCCGCCAGCCAATAAGCTAACAAACGAGAAGATCAGGTACATCGTGCCGATGTCTTTATGGTTGGTTGCGAACAACCAACGACGCCAACCATGTGGCGTGTGATCATCATGCGCGTGATCGTGTGCGTGATCGTGGGTAGTAGAGACTGTGCTCATAAATTACTCCGGTTTCGTTTTATCTGTATTGGTTAATCTGAATTAATTGCCGCCGCGCGCAGTAATAATTTCTTGGGTCTGAATCACTTCACCCGTCTTATTACCCCATGCGTTACGTGTATAGGTCATCACTGCAGCGATATCGCCATCAGAAATTACGCCAGCCCACTTCGGCATCGCGCCCTTACCATTGATGAGGATGTTGAATTGGCCTGCTTTAGGACCATTCACCACCTTACTGCCATCCAATGCTGGGAATGCGCCTGCGCCTTTGCCGTTTGCTTGGTGACATGCAGCACAGTTCGCTGCATACACTTTAGCGCCGCGTTCTTTTTGCTCATCCAAGGTATAAACCTTAGACGGATCATCGCCGCCAGCGCCCATTTCTTTCTTCTTCTGTGCAACCCAAGCGGTGTAGTCCTCTTCTGAAACAACTTTTACAACGATTGGCATAAAGGCGTGCTCAGCACCGCAAAGCTCAGAACACTGGCCGCGGAATGTGCCGATGGTTTCTGCTTTAAACCAAGTATCGCGAACGAATCCAGGGATTGCATCTTGCTTGACGCCAAAAGCCGGAATAGTCCAAGCATGAATCACGTCGTTCGCTGTAGTAATCAAACGAATCTTTTTGCCAACCGGTACAACCATTTCGTTATCGACTTCCATCAAATACGTATTTGATTTTGGTGCAAGATTGTTAATGGCTTCACGTGAAGTAGCTAAGGTAGACAAAAAGCTAATACCTTCGCCCTCACCTTTAATGTAGTCGTAACCCCACTTCCACTGATAGCCAGTAGTCTTAATAGTGATGTCAGAGTTTGTGGTGTCTTTCATTGCAACAACCGTTTTAGTTGCAGGCAATGCCATCCCGATCACGATGAGTAATGGGATTACTGTCCAAATAATTTCAACGGTTGTGCTCTCATGAAAAGAGGCTGACTTGTGACCCAATGATTTGCGGTGTTTCAAAATCGAATAGAACATGACACCAAATACACCCACAAAAATGAGTGCGCAAATCACCAACATCATCCAATGCAACCAATGGATTTCTTGCATGATTTTGGTGGCTGGGGCAGTGAAATTGAGCTGATTTACAGCTGGGCCGCCAGGCATGTTTTCTGAGGCGTGTGCAAAAGCAGTGCCGAAGGCTGCTACTAAATAGAGCGAAGCCCTAGTGACTTTTCCAAATAAATTCATCTTATTCTCTGTTGATTGTCATGAGCACTGCAGCAAAACACGCTACAAAATGCTCAAAATGCGGTCTCAAGCCAATACATCCAGCCGTGATTATAGGGTCAATTAGGATCAAGAACAAACAGGGGCAAGCTACCAGCATCCAATCTTGGTCAAGGTTTAAATGATAGTAAGCACTTACACTTAAGCAGGATATTACCTAGTCTTGCGTCCAATTTGATTTACGTCAATATAAGTAACGCTGTCCTGCGACTTAGAAAGGCCCTTACCAAGGACCCAAGCATGCCCATAAACCACCTCTAAGGTGATTTTTTGAGGTAAAACTGTCATTTCAGACTCCAATTGCGGGTTCAAGGTGACCAACTTTAAGGCCTCTAAATCAGCCAATAGAAGCTCTGGCGTTTCATAATCCAAGGTCAGGTATTCCATATCCATAACTGGGTCAGAAAAACGCTCGCCCATCAGCGCGTCCCCTATATCGTGCATATCCCAGGGGCTCAATAAATTTTTCAACTGAAAAGGGGTGGTTTGTAGCGAACGCAATTCTTTTCCGGTATCGGGACCTAGGTAACTAAACGCAATAAGGCCGCCTTCTCGAAGAACCCGTCGACACTCCTGCAAGAAACTTTTGGGATCCACTAAGTCTTGCAACAGGAGATCGCTAAATACCAAATCAACAGAATTATCAGGAACGTCAAATTTGCCCGTAGAGAGATAGTTTGTCATTGGACTTACTCGACCACCCCGGAAAATTGAACGCCAATTAGCAATTGTTTTTGCGATCTTTAACTGCAATCCACTTAAGCCATCCTCAGCAATACTATGAATACATGCGCTTGGCAAACGTTTCGCAAAAGCAGAAAAATGTTTTCCAGAAAAATCTGGAATGACTAATATATCTTTCACGTCTAATTTGACGATATCGAGTTTTTGCAACATACGGTATGCAATTTCGTCTTGTAACCATCTGATCGGCTGGGTCATTGACTCAGTATACTCAGCGCCCCATGCAATTTCTAGAGAATCTTGCTCAAGCGATTAGTGCGCAAATATTACCGACAGCCTGTATTGCCTGTCAGAAATTTCAATCGGATTCTATTTGCACTTCTTGCCTTGTTGCACTAGAAAGCAACAGTCTTATTCACTATGAGTGTTGCTATCAATGTAGCATCCCACTCAAAACCCAAGAACTTGTTGATCGGCGTTGTGACAATTGCAAAATAAGATCCCCATTTTTTGATGAGACCTACTGTCTTGATCGCTACGACGGCATTTTGCAAGAGGCCCTTCATCAACTCAAATATCAAAAAAGAATTGTATTTGCGCATGGGATAGCTAAAGCATGGAATCAAATTCAAGCCAATCGACTAGATCAATGCAGAGCGGACTATTTGTTACCAGTGCCACTCAGTGACCACAAATTACTCGCCCGAGGATTTAATCAAAGCTGGGAGTTAGCAAGAAGAATTGCTTGTAATCAGTATGTAGAAAAATTGCCTTATGCCTTAAAGCGTCATCATCATGAAGACCATCAAGCAGGCAATCCTCTTAGCGCAAGGCAAGAGGCCATTCGCCAGATGTTTTATATTGATCCTCAATATGCAGACCGTTTAGCGGACAAGACGGTCATTGTCTTTGATGATGTGATGACCACCGGGGCGACACTAAATGAAATTGCGCGTATTCTCAAAGCCCTAGGAGCCATACATGTGATTAACTGGGTAATACTGAGAACAACGCGATTTACTTGATCAAGCGCTAAAGAATTGATAATGCAGCATGTTTAATATTGTTTTATTCGAACCCGAAATCCCTCCCAACACGGGCAACATCATTCGCTTGTGCGCCAATACTGGGGCAAAACTCCATCTGATTGAGCCTTTAGGTTTTCCAATGGAGGATGCTAAATTACGCCGCGCTGGCTTGGACTACCACGAGTTCGCAAGCATTAAAGTGCATGCCAATTGGGCACAGTTTCTTGCCAATGAAAATCCTGACCCTCAGCATCTTTTTGCTTTAACTACGAAAGGCAATGGAAAGTTTCATGAGGGTAAATATTCGCCTGATGACTATTTCATCTTTGGCTCAGAAACCAAAGGAATCACAGATGAGGTACGTAACTCAATTCCAGCGGTCAATCAAATGCGGCTTGCAATGCAAGACAGCAGTCGCAGCCTGAACTTATCGAATACGGTTGCAATTGTCGTGTATGAAGCTTGGCGCCAAAATGGTCTTGCAGGCGGCAAGTAAAACTTAAACAGTCTTAAGTCTCAATTTTTGGGTCGCGGCCCATCAGCTTTCTGACGGCATCCTTAGCATCAAGCTTGCCAGCAAGCACTTCACCCATCATGGCAGTAATAGGCATCTCTACCTGCAAACGCTTGGCTAGATCACCTACAGCAGCAGCACATAAGACGCCCTCTGCCACATGACCTAAGCCAGCTAGGATCTGATTTAAAGATTTACCTTTAGCCAACTCAAGCCCAACACGGCGATTGCGAGAGAGGTCTCCCGTTGCAGTCAAAATCAAATCGCCAACACCGGTTAAGCCCATACAAGTCTCTGATTTACCGCCGGCTGCTTTTACCAAACGCATCATCTCAGCCAAACCACGCGTGAGCACTGCCGCTCGAGCATTTAAACCAAGGCTTAAGCCATCGCCAATACCCGCAGCGATTGCCAATACATTCTTCACAGCCCCGCCTAATTCAACACCAATCAGATCATCACTTGAATACACACGCATATTTCCATGATGAAAAGCGGCTTGAACAATTTTGCAAAGCTCCTCAGAAGAGCTGGCTACCGTTAATGCACATGGCATTCCTGCGCCAACTTCATGTGCAAAGCTGGGTCCAGACAAGGCACCATAAGAGTGTTTTAAACCATGACTATGAAGCTGGTCCTCTCGCTCCACCACTTGATGCGGTAACAACGCAGTCGCTGGCTCCAACCCTTTACACAACCAAATAATATTCAGGGGATGGTCTGTAATCTTCAGAACCTTGGCAATCGTTTCCGAAAGCCCGGACATTGGTGTTGCAATCACCAAAAGATCTTCGCGCCCAAGTCGTTTGACTGCAGCTGCAAAGTCACTTTCTAACTGCAAATGTTTGGGTAAAGCAATGCCTGGAAGATAAGTATGATTTTCACCTCCTTGGGCGATAGCTTTTAGCTGTTCTGTACTACGAGACCATAAGCAAACATCTTCTGCTCGAAGCTGGCGCGCAGCTTGAGAGGCCATTGCAGTCCCCCAAGCACCTGCACCGAGCAATGTCACTTTCATAATGGGTGACCTAGCCTTACTCGCTTAGTTAGGCAGAATAATTTTGCTTTCATCCGCACCATCGTCAGATTTTTCACCAGATGCTTGCTGAGCTTGCATCAATCTGTGCTCATACATGCCATGAAAATTAATTTCATTCAAATGGATAGGCTGGAAGCCTGCGCGACTGATCACATCAGCCATATTCGAGCGTAGGTATGGATAGAGAATCGTTGGACAAGTAATGCCTAACATTGGATCAATTTGCTCTGCTGGAATATTTCTGAACTCAAAAATACCGGCTTGATTGGCCTCAACCAAGAAGAGCACCTTGCCTTCAACACGTGCTGTCATAGTAGAACTTAATGCCACCTCAAAAAGTTCTTCGCCAATTCGATTTACAGCAATGTCGACCTCTACCTGCACCTGTGGCTCAGCCACTACTAAGAATATTTCAGGAGCGTTGGGTTGCTCTAAAGATAAATCCTTTAGAAAAATACGTTGGATGCTAAATGCAGGAGCCTTAGAATCAGTACTGGCTGCACCAGGGGTGGAAGATTGTTCAGTCATTACAAACTTTCTTTATGTTTTTAATCTATTAAGCCAATAAAGGATCAAGCTTTCCAGCGCGATCCAAAGCTACTAAATCATCATAGCCACCCACATGAGTCTCGCCAATATAAATTTGCGGAACTGTGCGGCGACCAGTACGAGTCATCATGATTTCACGCTGTGAAGGATCGCGATCAATCAAAATCTTTTCTAAATTTCCAACGCCCTTTTTGATCAACAGTTTTTCTGCCATGACGCAGTATGGGCAAACCTGTGTGCTGTACATCGTTACCTGTGGCATATCTTCCCTTACTTAACCAATGGCAGGGCAGCAGTTTTCCACGCTTGGACGCCTCCGTCCAAAACGCCGACCTCAACAAATTCGAGTTTTTGTACTTGCGCCAAGGCTTTACGTGACTGAACGCCTGTATCGCACACCAATACTAAGGGACGCTTGCGATCGAGCTTCAGGGCTTCAATAGCACTCACAAGATTAGCAGCGCTTGCCAACTTTGCACCAGGCAAATGGCCTGCTTTATATGCATCTTCAGCACGCAAATCCAAAACATGGGCTTTACGGCGATTAATCCAAATCGTCGCTTCGGTAGGCGATAAGCCTTTTCCGCTAATAAGCGTAGATAATGTGGGTAGGAAAAGCGCTAGGCCCGAAGTCAGCAACAGGGCAATAAGCGCTAAATTATCAATTTGCGTGAGAAAGTTCATCACCGGATTATAGAATGGCTCTATGAAACAACTTGTCCTTATTCGTCATGGCGAATCCGCCTGGAACCTTGAAAACCGCTTCACTGGCTGGGCGGATGTCGACTTAACCCCCAAAGGCGCAGAACAAGCCCAAGCTGCAGGAGAAAGCCTCAAAAAAGCAGGTTATGAATTTGACATCGCCTACACCTCTGTTTTAAGGCGCGCTATTAAGACGCTATGGCATGTTCAGGACGCCATGGACCTCATGTGGATCCCAGTAGTACATAGCTGGCGATTAAATGAGCGCCACTATGGTGCGCTGACCGGCCTAAACAAAGCAGAAACTGCTGCCAAGTATGGCGACGAACAAGTCCACATTTGGCGTCGCTCTTACGATGTTCGACCACCGCTACTAGAAGCGCATGATGAACGCAACCCAAAAAATGACAGCCGCTATTCAAAATTAAATGCTGCTGATATTCCTCTTGGTGAGTGCCTGAAAGACAACGTTGAACGCGTGCTGCCACTTTGGAATGAATCTATCGCCCCAGCACTGAAAGCGAATAAGCGTGTTTTGTTGGTAGCACACGGAAATAGCATTCGTTCCTTAATTAAATATTTAGACCAGATGTCCGATGAGGCCATCATGGAAGTCAATGTTCCTAATGGCATTCCACTGGTTTACGAGTTGGATGACAACCTCAAGCCAATACAACATTTTTACCTGGACTAAGATAAATAATATGCGTCACTTTCTGAAGAACTTTGCCCTGATAGCGGTTGGCCTCATTGCTGGTGTAGCTGCTACTATTCAACTCTCGGCGACTGCCCAACAAGGCTCTCAATTACCTTTAGATGAATTGCGGACGCTCTCTAATGTATTTGCACAAATTAAACGTGAGTACGTGGAGCCAATTGAAGATAAACAACTTTTAACCGATGCCGTCAAAGGCATGGTGAGCAGCCTTGATCCTCACTCAACCTTTTTAGATAAAAAAGACTTTGCGGAAATGCAGGAACAAACTTCTGGAAAGTTTGCTGGCCTCGGAATTGAAATTACTTCAGAAGATGGTGTTGTTAAAGTTCTCAACCCGATTGAAGATAGCCCTGCTGCACGAGCAGGCCTGCAAGCTGGTGACTTAATTACTCGCCTAGATGACAAACCCGTTCGTGGCATGTCTCTTGATAAAGCAGTACGCACAATGCGGGGCACACCTGGCACCAAAATTACTTTGACCGTTTATCGCAAGAGTGAAGAGCGCAGCTTTCCAGTAACGATTACCCGTGCAGAGATCAAGGTTCAGTCGGTTAAAGCAAAGATATTAGATAACGATATTGCCTGGGTGCGTATTACTAGCTTCCAAGAGCGAACCATTCCAGATTTAGCAAAAAAACTAATTGATCTTGCTAACCAGGATCCCAAAATGAAGGGCATCATTTTGGATCTCCGTAACAATGGAGGCGGCTTGTTGCAAGGAGCTGTTGGCGTAGCAGCAGCCTTCTTGCCAGCTGATGCTGTGATTGTTTCAACAAAGGGTCAAGCGGCTGACTCAAAACAAGTCTTTAATGCCACGCCAGCGATGTATCGATTGAGCGAACCTGGCGACCCTCTGGCAGGAGTGCCTGAGATGTATAAAAAACTACCGATGGTCGTTTTAGTAAATGCCTATTCAGCTTCTGCATCTGAAATTGTGGCTGGTGCATTACAAGATTACAAACGCGCTACGATCATTGGAAAAACAACCTTTGGCAAGGGCTCCGTACAAACCGTTCGCCCCCTCACCAATGACTCAGCCCTGAAGATCACCACTGCTTATTACTACACACCCAGTGGTAAGTCGATTCAGGCATATGGCATCAAACCAGATATCCCAGTAGATCAAAATAAAGATGGCGATCCAGATGATGTACTGATCACACGTGAGATTGATAGCGAAAAGCATTTACGCAATAAACAATCGGCTGAAGATAAGTTAATTAAAGATCGGGAGCAACGCCGTCTCGAAGAGTTACAGCGCATTGAAGAGAAGAATGCCAAGAAGACTCCTGAAGAAAAAGAGAAAGAAAAGAATAAAAAGCCTCCGGAGCTCGGAAGTGCAGATGACTTCATGCTTTCTCAGGCGGTTGCCTTTATTAATGGTCAACCAGTAAAACGTTCATCATCCAAGCTTGAGTAATTCTTTTTGGTCAGCAAATGAATGATGCGCAGCTACTTCGCTACTCAAGGCATTTACTGCTTGAGGATATTGACGTTGAAGGCCAAGAAAAACTCCTTAATGCACATGCATTAGTCATCGGGGCGGGCGGATTAGGAAGTGCTGCTGCCCCCTATCTAGCGGCTGCTGGAGTTGGACACATCACCCTCGTAGATCACGATGAAGTAGAACTCACTAATTTACAGCGCCAAATCATGCATACCGATGCAATGGTTGGTAAAAGTAAAGTTGTATCTGGTAAGCAATTTCTGAATCAACTTAATCCCAGCATTCAGATTGAAACCATACAAGCAAAAGCAACTGCATCATTATTGGATGAGCTTCTACCCAGCGTGGATATTGTTTTAGATTGCACGGATAACTTTTCTACACGGCACCTCATTAATGCCAGCTGCGTTAAATATCAAAAACCTTTAGTTTCAGGATCAGCCTTGCGCTTTGATGGCCAAGTATCGGTGTTCGATCCGCGCATGACTACCTCTCCCTGCTATGCCTGTATTTTTTCTCCAGATGAAAATTTTGAAGAAGTAAGCTGTGCAAGCATGGGGATTTTCTCTCCACTTGTTGGCATTATTGGCGCCATTCAAGCAGCCCAAGCCTTGCAAGTATTAATTCAATTC of Polynucleobacter sp. AP-Titi-500A-B4 contains these proteins:
- the gpmA gene encoding 2,3-diphosphoglycerate-dependent phosphoglycerate mutase codes for the protein MKQLVLIRHGESAWNLENRFTGWADVDLTPKGAEQAQAAGESLKKAGYEFDIAYTSVLRRAIKTLWHVQDAMDLMWIPVVHSWRLNERHYGALTGLNKAETAAKYGDEQVHIWRRSYDVRPPLLEAHDERNPKNDSRYSKLNAADIPLGECLKDNVERVLPLWNESIAPALKANKRVLLVAHGNSIRSLIKYLDQMSDEAIMEVNVPNGIPLVYELDDNLKPIQHFYLD
- a CDS encoding rhodanese-like domain-containing protein; amino-acid sequence: MNFLTQIDNLALIALLLTSGLALFLPTLSTLISGKGLSPTEATIWINRRKAHVLDLRAEDAYKAGHLPGAKLASAANLVSAIEALKLDRKRPLVLVCDTGVQSRKALAQVQKLEFVEVGVLDGGVQAWKTAALPLVK
- the trmL gene encoding tRNA (uridine(34)/cytosine(34)/5-carboxymethylaminomethyluridine(34)-2'-O)-methyltransferase TrmL, encoding MFNIVLFEPEIPPNTGNIIRLCANTGAKLHLIEPLGFPMEDAKLRRAGLDYHEFASIKVHANWAQFLANENPDPQHLFALTTKGNGKFHEGKYSPDDYFIFGSETKGITDEVRNSIPAVNQMRLAMQDSSRSLNLSNTVAIVVYEAWRQNGLAGGK
- a CDS encoding methyltransferase domain-containing protein encodes the protein MTQPIRWLQDEIAYRMLQKLDIVKLDVKDILVIPDFSGKHFSAFAKRLPSACIHSIAEDGLSGLQLKIAKTIANWRSIFRGGRVSPMTNYLSTGKFDVPDNSVDLVFSDLLLQDLVDPKSFLQECRRVLREGGLIAFSYLGPDTGKELRSLQTTPFQLKNLLSPWDMHDIGDALMGERFSDPVMDMEYLTLDYETPELLLADLEALKLVTLNPQLESEMTVLPQKITLEVVYGHAWVLGKGLSKSQDSVTYIDVNQIGRKTR
- a CDS encoding ComF family protein; the protein is MQFLENLAQAISAQILPTACIACQKFQSDSICTSCLVALESNSLIHYECCYQCSIPLKTQELVDRRCDNCKIRSPFFDETYCLDRYDGILQEALHQLKYQKRIVFAHGIAKAWNQIQANRLDQCRADYLLPVPLSDHKLLARGFNQSWELARRIACNQYVEKLPYALKRHHHEDHQAGNPLSARQEAIRQMFYIDPQYADRLADKTVIVFDDVMTTGATLNEIARILKALGAIHVINWVILRTTRFT
- a CDS encoding NAD(P)H-dependent glycerol-3-phosphate dehydrogenase, yielding MKVTLLGAGAWGTAMASQAARQLRAEDVCLWSRSTEQLKAIAQGGENHTYLPGIALPKHLQLESDFAAAVKRLGREDLLVIATPMSGLSETIAKVLKITDHPLNIIWLCKGLEPATALLPHQVVEREDQLHSHGLKHSYGALSGPSFAHEVGAGMPCALTVASSSEELCKIVQAAFHHGNMRVYSSDDLIGVELGGAVKNVLAIAAGIGDGLSLGLNARAAVLTRGLAEMMRLVKAAGGKSETCMGLTGVGDLILTATGDLSRNRRVGLELAKGKSLNQILAGLGHVAEGVLCAAAVGDLAKRLQVEMPITAMMGEVLAGKLDAKDAVRKLMGRDPKIET
- the grxC gene encoding glutaredoxin 3, coding for MPQVTMYSTQVCPYCVMAEKLLIKKGVGNLEKILIDRDPSQREIMMTRTGRRTVPQIYIGETHVGGYDDLVALDRAGKLDPLLA
- the secB gene encoding protein-export chaperone SecB; this encodes MTEQSSTPGAASTDSKAPAFSIQRIFLKDLSLEQPNAPEIFLVVAEPQVQVEVDIAVNRIGEELFEVALSSTMTARVEGKVLFLVEANQAGIFEFRNIPAEQIDPMLGITCPTILYPYLRSNMADVISRAGFQPIHLNEINFHGMYEHRLMQAQQASGEKSDDGADESKIILPN